A genomic window from Leptolyngbya sp. BL0902 includes:
- a CDS encoding DUF4346 domain-containing protein: MSSPNAVPATSVDAVALQALNDQLSKRYIELDPQGYFLIYLDLDQGLICAKHFTNTINDKGLACDPETGKPLPVRGPVERVPTQVYTGRTAKEICIAIFENPNQPCPLSYLDHAAYLGREFMRAEQALVSGHPYIQD, translated from the coding sequence ATGTCTAGCCCTAACGCCGTTCCCGCCACCTCCGTTGACGCTGTCGCCCTTCAGGCCCTCAACGACCAACTCTCCAAACGCTACATTGAGCTGGATCCCCAGGGGTACTTCTTGATTTATCTTGACCTAGACCAGGGGCTGATCTGCGCCAAGCACTTTACCAACACCATCAACGACAAAGGGCTTGCTTGCGATCCAGAGACCGGAAAACCCCTGCCCGTGCGCGGCCCCGTAGAGCGTGTCCCCACCCAGGTCTACACAGGACGCACCGCCAAAGAGATCTGTATCGCCATTTTTGAAAACCCTAACCAGCCTTGTCCCCTAAGCTATCTGGATCACGCAGCCTACCTAGGGCGCGAGTTCATGCGGGCAGAACAGGCGTTGGTGTCCGGCCATCCCTACATTCAAGATTAG